Part of the Ruegeria sp. THAF33 genome, GTAGGGGACAGGTGATCTGTCCCCTGCTCTCTCCACTTCCACAACTCGCGTTTTTCTCGCAGGCTGAGTTACGCCTGAACAGAGAGGGTTTGCGTAATGGCTACTCAACACTCCCGATCCGTTGCTCGCCTGATGATGGCACCCGCAGTTGTCCTGCTGCTTGGCTGGATGCTCGTGCCATTGACGATGACGCTGTACTTTTCTTTCAAGAAATATCTGCCTCTGCGCGGGGGTGATCTGGGTTGGGTCGGGTTCGACAACTATGTCCGCTTTGTCTCGTCCAGCACATTCTGGCCCGCAGTGCAGGCAACACTGGTCATTGTTGGCGGTGTTCTGATCATAACCGTCATTCTCGGAATTCTGCTTGCCATGCTGCTGGATCAGCCGATGTGGGGGCAAGGCATTGTCCGAATCCTTGTCATCGCGCCGTTCTTCGTCATGCCCACCGTGTCTGCGCTGGTGTGGAAGAACATGTTTATGGACCCGGTCAATGGTTTGCTGGCCCATCTGTGGCGTTTTTTCGGGGCCGAGCCGATCTCGTGGTTGTCCGAGGCGTCGATGACCTCGATCATCATGATCGTTTCGTGGCAATGGCTGCCCTTTGCAACGCTGATCCTGTTGACCGCCATTCAGTCGCTGGACAGCGAGCAACTGGAAGCAGCCGAGATGGATGGTGCACCGCCGTTGAAGCGCTTTTATCACATCATTCTGCCGCATCTGGGCCGTGCGATCACCATTGTGATCCTGATCCAAACAATCTTTCTCTTGTCGATTTTCGCCGAGATCTTCGTGACCACAGGCGGCGCTTTCGGCACCCGTACACTCACCTACCTGATCTTCCAGCGCGTGTTGGAAAGCCAGAATGTCGGCCTTGGATCAGCCGGAGGTGTCTACGCAATCATCCTTGCCAATATAGTTGCGATCTTCCTGATGCGCATCGTCGGCAAGAACCTGGACGCGTGAGGAGGAAAACCCATGGCCCGCGCTGTCACATCCCGACGCAAATCGCTGAACACCGCCCTTGCCTGGGCTGTTGGACTGCTGATTTTCTTCCCGATCCTCTGGACGATCCTGACCAGCTTCAAAACCGAAGCGCAGGCCATTGCCAGCCCGCCCCTGTTTTTGAACTTTGACTGGACGCTGGAAAACTACGCCATCGTGCAGGAACGCTCGGACTATATGCGCTTCCTGTGGAATTCGGTGATCATCGCCGGTGGATCGACCATGCTGGGTGTGATCATCGCCGTGCCCGCCGCCTGGGCGATGGCGTTTGTTCCGTCCAAACGAACCAAGGACATCCTGTTGTGGATGCTGTCCACCAAGATGCTGCCAGCCGTAGGTGTGTTGTACCCGATCTACTTGCTGTTCATCCAACTGGGCCTTCTGGATACGCGCGGAGGGTTGGTCGTGGTGCTGATGCTGATCAACCTGCCGATCATCGTCTGGATGCTTTACACTTATTTCCGCGAAATTCCGGGTGAAATTCTGGAAGCTGCACGGATGGATGGGGCGACGCTGAAAGAGGAAATTCTCTATGTCCTAACCCCTATGGCCATT contains:
- a CDS encoding carbohydrate ABC transporter permease: MATQHSRSVARLMMAPAVVLLLGWMLVPLTMTLYFSFKKYLPLRGGDLGWVGFDNYVRFVSSSTFWPAVQATLVIVGGVLIITVILGILLAMLLDQPMWGQGIVRILVIAPFFVMPTVSALVWKNMFMDPVNGLLAHLWRFFGAEPISWLSEASMTSIIMIVSWQWLPFATLILLTAIQSLDSEQLEAAEMDGAPPLKRFYHIILPHLGRAITIVILIQTIFLLSIFAEIFVTTGGAFGTRTLTYLIFQRVLESQNVGLGSAGGVYAIILANIVAIFLMRIVGKNLDA
- a CDS encoding carbohydrate ABC transporter permease, whose amino-acid sequence is MARAVTSRRKSLNTALAWAVGLLIFFPILWTILTSFKTEAQAIASPPLFLNFDWTLENYAIVQERSDYMRFLWNSVIIAGGSTMLGVIIAVPAAWAMAFVPSKRTKDILLWMLSTKMLPAVGVLYPIYLLFIQLGLLDTRGGLVVVLMLINLPIIVWMLYTYFREIPGEILEAARMDGATLKEEILYVLTPMAIPGIASTVLLNFILAWNEAFWTLNLTAVDAAPLTAFIASYSSPEGLFFAKLSAASTMAIAPILILGWFSQKQLVRGLTFGAVK